In Silene latifolia isolate original U9 population chromosome X, ASM4854445v1, whole genome shotgun sequence, the following proteins share a genomic window:
- the LOC141619084 gene encoding ARM REPEAT PROTEIN INTERACTING WITH ABF2, which translates to MGWQDKENSSSRKGQKRKLNHQEERESDPLSGGSLRQTIAAQVDILTANFSWTEADRNAAKKATHVLAELAKNEDVVGIIVEGGAVPVLVKHLQAPPLTENDSVKHHEHEVEKASVFALGLLAVKPEHQQLIIDAGALPFIVDLLKRHKRSLSSRAVSGVIRRAADAITNLAHENSSIKTRVRAEGGIPPLVELLEFSDAKVQKAVAGALRTLAFKNDENKKQIVDCNALPALILMLKSGDAAIHYEAVGVLGNLVHSSPSIKKDVLLAGALQPVIGLLSSRCSESQREAALLLGQFAATDSDCKVHIVQRGAVPPLIEMLRSPDVQLREMAAFALGRLAQESHNQAGIAHSGGLVPLLKLLDSKNGSLQHNAAFALYGLADNEDNVAEFIKVGGFQKLQEGEFIVQATKDCIAKTLKRLEDKIHGRVLTYLLNLIRNGEKAAQRQVSLALAHLCSPEDQTKIFIDENGLELLLGLLKSSSIKQQHDGAMALFKLANKAMTLSPVDAAPPSPISQVYLGEQFVNSATLSDVTFLVEGRRFFAHRICLLAKSDAFRAMFDGGYREKDARDIEIPNIRWEIFELMMRFIYTGSVDITSDIAQDLLRAADQYLLEGLKRLCEYTIAQDISLENVSAMYELSEAIHAVSLRQACILFILEQYDKLSVMPGHPSLMQNALPEIRNYFFKLFTNPDAMI; encoded by the exons ATGGGGTGGCAAGACAAGGAAAATTCGAGCAGCAGGAAAGGGCAAAAGCGTAAATTAAACCACCAGGAGGAGAGAGAATCCGACCCGCTTTCTGGCGGCTCACTTCGTCAAACTATCGCCGCGCAAGTCGATATATTGACGGCGAATTTCTCGTGGACCGAAGCCGATAGAAACGCCGCTAAAAAAGCAACTCATGTTCTCGCCGAACTCGCCAAAAACG AGGATGTGGTTGGTATAATCGTGGAAGGTGGGGCGGTGCCTGTGCTGGTGAAGCATCTTCAAGCGCCACCTTTGACAGAGAATGATAGTGTGAAACATCATGAGCATGAAGTTGAGAAAGCTAGTGTTTTTGCACTAGGGCTTTTGGCTGTGAAG CCAGAGCATCAACAACTAATTATTGATGCTGGTGCATTACCTTTTATCGTGGATCTTTTGAAAAGGCACAAGAGGAGCTTAAGTTCTCGAGCTGTCTCTGGTGTCATTCGTAGAGCTGCAGATGCAATAACCAACCTTGCTCATGAAAATAGTAGCATTAAAACTCGTGTCAG GGCAGAAGGAGGCATTCCACCTCTTGTCGAACTGCTTGAATTTAGTGATGCAAAGGTGCAAAAAGCAGTTGCTGGGGCACTACGCACTTTGGCATTTAAAAATGACGAAAATAAGAAGCAG ATTGTTGATTGCAATGCTCTTCCAGCTCTTATCCTTATGCTTAAATCTGGGGATGCTGCTATACATTATGAAGCG GTTGGTGTGCTTGGAAATCTTGTACATTCATCGCCTAGTATTAAAAAAGACGTCCTGCTTGCTGGAGCTTTGCAACCTGTTATTGGGCTACTTAG TTCACGGTGCTCTGAGAGCCAGAGGGAGGCAGCCTTATTACTTGGACAATTTGCGGCAACAGATTCGGATTGCAAG GTTCATATTGTCCAGAGAGGTGCTGTTCCTCCGTTGATTGAGATGCTCAGATCTCCTGACGTTCAGCTGCGGGAAATGGCAGCCTTTGCACTGGGGAGATTAGCACAG GAGTCACATAATCAAGCTGGGATTGCTCATAGTGGTGGGTTAGTGCCTCTGTTAAAACTTCTTGATTCCAAAAACGGTTCCCTTCAGCATAATGCTGCTTTCGCTCTCTATGGTCTTGCGGATAATGAG GATAATGTAGCAGAGTTTATCAAGGTGGGTGGTTTTCAGAAGTTGCAGGAGGGCGAGTTCATTGTGCAG GCAACCAAAGATTGCATAGCCAAAACGCTGAAAAGATTGGAGGATAAGATACATGGTCGG GTTTTAACTTATCTGCTGAACCTCATACGTAATGGTGAAAAAGCTGCTCAAAGACAAGTTTCTTTGGCTCTCGCTCATCTGTGCTCTCCAGAGGACCAAACAAAAATATTCATTGATGAGAATG GTTTGGAGTTACTTCTCGGGCTTCTCAAATCCTCAAGTATTAAGCAACAACATGACGGTGCCATGGCCCTCTTTAAGTTGGCAAACAAAGCCATGACTCTTTCTCCTGTTGATGCAGCTCCTCCCTCTCCCATATCGCAG GTCTACTTGGGGGAACAGTTTGTAAACAGTGCAACACTGTCTGATGTTACTTTCCTGGTTGAAG GTAGACGGTTTTTTGCTCATCGAATCTGCCTTCTTGCCAAATCTGATGCATTTCGAGCAATGTTTGATGGAGGTTATCGG GAAAAGGATGCTAGAGATATAGAGATTCCTAACATCAGATGGGAGATTTTTGAGTTAATGATGAG ATTTATATATACTGGATCAGTCGATATAACATCTGACATCGCTCAAGATCTTCTTAGGGCTGCTGATCAGTAccttttagagggactgaaacgTCTCTGTGAGTACACCATAGCACAG GATATATCACTTGAAAACGTGTCAGCAATGTACGAGCTTTCTGAGGCTATTCATGCGGTGTCATTGAGGCAGGCTTGCATCCTTTTCATTTTGGAGCAGTATGATAAATTGAGTGTCATGCCTGG GCACCCTTCACTGATGCAGAATGCTTTACCAGAAATCAGAAACTACTTTTTTAAACTATTCACTAATCCTGATGCCATGATCTAA